A window of Aromatoleum bremense genomic DNA:
CCCGTGGCCCGAGCATGAGCGCGAGCCCCGGCAAGGTCGAGATCCAGGGCGTGACGGAAGTCGCCGGCGAGAAAGTCTTCGTGCTGCGCTTCATCCAGGGACGAAACCCGGACTGGGTGCAGCGGCCGTTCTTCGCGAAGTTCGACGCGCAGGCGACGTGGTTCGACCACCTGAAGCCGGCGTTCGGCGACGAAAAATGGTTCTGGGAGGACGAGTACGAGGCGATCCGCGACGACAAGCTGTCGGCCGCCTGCTGAAGTCTGCCTGCGTCGCGGGTCGTACATTCGCCGGCGTTCGGGTCAAACCGAAGGCCGGCGCCGTCTCGTCAAAGCGACGATCCTGCCGGTCAGCCCGCAAGGCGCGCGAATGCGTCGACGACTTCCGGCGGCGCCTGCACCAGTTCGACGAGCACGCCTTCGCCGCCGATCGGGAATTCGTCATTGCCTTTCGGATGCAGGAAAGTGATGTCGAAGCCCGCCGCGCCGCGGCGGATGCCGCCGGGCGCGAACCGCACGCCCTGCGCCGTGAGCCACTCGACCGCGACCGGCAGATCATCGACCCACAGGCCGACGTGGTTGAGCGGCGTCGCGTGCACCGCGGGCTTCTTTTCGGCATCGAGCGGCTGCATCAGGTCGACTTCGACCTTGAACGGCCCCTTGCCCATTGCGCAGATGTCCTCGTCGACGTTCTCGCGCTCGCTGACGAAGTTGCCGGTGACTTCCAGCCCGAGCATGTCCACCCACAGGGTCTTGAGCCGCTCCTTGCTCGGGCCGCCGATGGCGATCTGCTGGATGCCGAGGATCTTGAACGGGCGGTGGGTCATTTGGGGAATCTCCTGAATTCGGGCGAGGGAAGGAAACCAAAGCCGGAATTGTAGCGAACGGACGAGGGCGGTGCATGAGCCCCGTACCGGGCCGTCCGGTCCCGCACCGCCGTCCTGCTCCCCCATGTCACGGCCGGGACTCGCTCGTTGCGCGCCGCAGCCGCAGCGATTCCCCGCGTTCGACGAGATAGCGCGCCGGCGGCTTGCCGAGCACTTTCTTGAACATCGTGATGAAGGCGCTAACGGATTCGTAGCCGAGATCCTGCGCGACCACCTGCACCGTCATCCCCGCCGACAGGCGCTGCAGCGCGATGACGATGTGGAGCTGCTGGCGCCAGCGGCCGAAGGTCATGCCGGTCTCACCGACGATCAGG
This region includes:
- a CDS encoding VOC family protein, translating into MTHRPFKILGIQQIAIGGPSKERLKTLWVDMLGLEVTGNFVSERENVDEDICAMGKGPFKVEVDLMQPLDAEKKPAVHATPLNHVGLWVDDLPVAVEWLTAQGVRFAPGGIRRGAAGFDITFLHPKGNDEFPIGGEGVLVELVQAPPEVVDAFARLAG